In Plasmodium cynomolgi strain B DNA, scaffold: 0063, whole genome shotgun sequence, a single window of DNA contains:
- a CDS encoding hypothetical protein (putative), which produces TYNISDKIKELKEQKNAVFNELPSYKIYDELNKKIENRSTSSKQKVKLRLFDKKIESNLKNISEIYHLKNESHNDRCLYFNYWVHDELRKIFNGKNIDDYHNETDIDKIHDVWYHISDGLMKDDFNQNYEIIKNNYTTKNKNITSKTVYDFYSSRNLHPEPEKFYSIRDFSKHKACFYNSDCTFYDCDDMKILYDYFKNYDTIENKISTENMAQCNIYQEYISYIKPIYDKYKDDCCNFGFCDYFNCNDNYDPNELLYKLKNCSEGNNANSINPARTKSEENEFYTRINKRKKRFWNSAFDENKTGYRYFRCYQKNNNTDTNMPNVASCYEVKTSSIEAFEEVFGVEKTKIMNNSNDNFSRRTISKESNTDTPPISEDTCDTLFCDTFRIGSIGVFIVGTILLFFIYYKVCVNYIV; this is translated from the exons ACATATAACATAagtgataaaattaaagaattgaaggaacaaaag aatGCTGTCTTTAATGAACTACCctcatataaaatatatgatgaactaaataaaaaaattgaaaacagAAGTACTAGTTCTA aacaaaaagtgAAGTTAAGGCtctttgacaaaaaaattgaaagtaatttaaaaaatatatcagaaatatatcatttgaaaaatgaaagtcaTAATGATcgttgtttatattttaattactGGGTACATGATGAATTgcgtaaaatatttaatggCAAAAATATTGATGACTATCATAATGAAACGGATATCGATAAGATACACGATGTATGGTATCATATCAGTGATGGCTTAATGAAAGACGATTTTAatcaaaattatgaaataataaagaataatTATACTactaagaataaaaatataacatccAAAACTGTATatgatttttattcttcaagAAATTTGCATCCTGAACCAGAGAAGTTTTACAGTATTAGAGATTTTAGCAAACATAAAGCTTGCTTCTACAATTCAGATTGTACATTTTATGACTGTGATGATATGAAAATTCTGTacgattattttaaaaactatgATActattgaaaataaaattagtacTGAAAATATGGCACAATGTAACATTTACCAAGAGTATATTAGTTATATTAAACcaatatatgataaatataagGATGACTGTTGCAACTTCGGTTTTTGCGATTATTTTAATTGCAATGATAATTATGATCCGAATGAATTACtgtataaattaaaaaattgttcggAAGGTAATAATGCCAATAGTATTAATCCTGCTAGaacaaaaagtgaagaaaatgaattttaCACACGGatcaataaaagaaaaaagcgtTTTTGGAATTCAGCATTTgatgaaaacaaaacggGATATAGATATTTTAGGtgttatcaaaaaaataataatactgATACGAACATGCCCAATGTGGCATCATGTTATGAAGTTAAAACATCTAGTATAGAAGCATTTGAAGAAGTATTTGGTgttgaaaaaacaaaaataatgaataattCTAATGATAACTTTTCAAGAAGAACTATTTCCAAAGAAAGTAATACTGATACGCCACCCATATCAGAAGATACATGTGACACATTATTTTGTGACACTTTTCGTATTGGTTCAATAGGTGTTTTTATAGTTGGGACAattctactttttttcatttattataaagTATGTGTAAATTATATTGTT